The genomic stretch CGAGGTTATTCGCCTTGATGCGGGTGTCGATCCGCGTGTTCAGCAGCGCGATCGCATCGCCGGTCCGCTCCGACAGGCGCCGCAGACGTTCGACGAATGTCTCACAGGTGCGCATGCCGGGCACGAGGCGTCGCTCGGTGAACTCGCCGAGGTCCGGAAAGCCGGGCACGGGCTCGATCGCAAGTGCGCCCAGCCGGTCCATGGTGATCTGCGAATAGGCGCGGCTGGCGCTGAGCCGATAACCGGATTCGACCCGCAACTGCGCCAATTCCGCCGAAAGGGCCGAGAGGTCTTGCATCACTCGTTCGTCGCTCGCGCTGCCTTCGCTACCCAGTTCAAGCGAATGGCGAGCGAGGCGATCCTCGAGGTCGGCCAATCGCGGCGAGAGCCGTCGCACTTCGGGGAGGGCCAGCAGAGCGAGATTGCGGTAATTGCCGAGTTCCTGAAGTCGCTGGACGATCCGTCCCAATTCGTCCGGCCGCGCGTCTCCAGCGGTTATCAACAACCTGCCGAAGCCGTCTTCCCGGATGCGGAAATCGGACCAGATGATGACCCCGGCATTGACCTTGCAGCATACCAATTCGCTGTCTTCGAAGGCCATTTCGTCGAGCCGCTTGCGCGCTTGCTTTTCCGTTTTCTCGACGAATATCCGCGTGGCCCGGACGACCACGCCGGGCCAGTCCGCCATAATGCCCTCTGCACCTGCGTCGTCATTCGCGATGTCGATCCCGCCGATCAACGTGAGGGTGGTCGCTTCGGTGTGCTGCTCCCACAGCAGGACTCGCTCGCCATCCAGCGGGATCATCGCATGGCGCGCATCGGCATGCAGATCGACATCGTTCCGACCGGCGAGTTCCGCAATTAGTTCGGACTCGGTTGCGCGCTCGCTGTCCGAAACGAGAGACACGATCTGCATAATGAACGCCGGCGCGCGCACCGGTGCAAAGCGGCGCAAGTGCATCTCGCGCACGAGCTCACGTCGCAGGGGATGCTCGGTCAGGTTCACAGGGCCACTGTACATGGAGCGGGGCTGTGCGGGAAGCACGTTGCGTTTCGCCGAGAGGTACGCGAAAATTCGTGCCGCCCCCTTCACATTGGACGCGGCTCGGCTATAGGGGCGCTCGCTTGCTGGGGTGTAGCCAAGCGGTAAGGCACCGGTTTTTGGTACCGGCATGCGCAGGTTCGAATCCTGCCACCCCAGCCACTAATTCGCACCATGCTTGCTCAGGATCGAACCTGCTCGCGAAGCGAACATGCAGGTTTGGAAGCGGGGCACGCAGCGCGGAGCTGGCCGAAGGTCAATTCTGCCACCCGGCCAGCATCCCCGAGCTAGAGTGTCTTGCCCTCGAAATCGCTGGCCGAATGCCGTTCGAGAAGCTGTGCGTTTTCGTCACCCCACGCTTTGTTGACAATCCGCCCGCGTTTCACGGCGGGGCGCGCGGCGATCTGTTTCGCCCAGCGCTCGACGTTTGCGTATTCCTGTATCGACAGGAAGGTGCGCGCTTCGTTGTAGATGGTGCCCTCGACGAAGGGGATGAGCCACGGTGCTGCCGCCATGTCGGCGATCGTGTAGTCGTCGCCGCCGAGATACTCCGATTGCGCCAAACGCTGATCGGCGACGTCGAACAGGCGCTTGGTTTCCATGGCGTAGCGGTTGATCGGATATTCGAACTTCTCGGGTGCATAGGCATAGAAGTGGCCGAACCCGCCGCCGATGAATGGTGCACTCCCGACCTGCCAGAAGAGCCAGCTGAGGACTTCGGCGCGGGTGTGATCACTCGGCACGAACGCGCCGAATTTCTCAGAGAGATGAAGCAGGATCGCGCCGCTTTCGAAAACGCGGACGGGGCTGTCGCCGCTGCGGTCGAGCAGGGCGGGAATCTTGCTGTTAGGATTGATGTCCACGAAGCCGCTGGTGAATTGCTGTGCTTCGCCAATGTTGATCGTCCAGGCGTCGTATTCGGCACCGGAGTATCCCGCTTCGAGCAGCTCCTCGAACATTACCGTCGCCTTCACACCATTAGGCGTCGCGAGGGAGTAAAGCTGGAAGTCATGCGCTCCGACGGGAAGGTCTTTCTCTTCGCGCGCGCCGGCGGTCGGCCGATTGATATTGGCGAACTTTCCGCCATTCTCGGCGTCGTGGGTCCAGACTTCGGGCGGGGAATATATCGCATCGGCCATTTGGGGGTCTCCTCTGAGGATCGGGCTACGTCACTCGTCCATTCGTCGCAAGGTGGGGAACCGTGACAGCCCACCCACGGTTTATCGCTACGCCATGACCAAGCTCATCTATGTCGACGACGATTTGCCCGGTATCACCCGCAAGGGTGCGGGGAAGGGATGGGCCTATTACGATCCGAAAGGTCGGCTGATCACCGACCGGGCGGAGAAGCGTCGGCTCAACGCGATCGCCTTGCCGCCCGCCTATGTAGACGAATGGTTCTGCCCCGCACCGAACGGCCATATCCTTGCCACCGGCATAGATGCGAAAGGCCGCAAGCAATATCGCTATCACCCCGATTTCCGGGCCGAGCGCGAGGGCGAAAAGTTCGACCGCTGCATCGAATTCGGGAGCCTGCTGCCGCTGGTGCGCAAAAAGGTCGAGGAGGATCTTAAAGGAAGCAAGCTGACTCGAGAGCGGGCGACGGCCAGCGTCATCCGGCTGCTCGATCTGGGCGCAGTTCGTGTCGGGAACACGGGCTATGCGGAGCGCAACAAAAGCTACGGCGCGACGACCTTGCGGCGCAAGCATGCCGAGGTGACCGGGAAGACGCTCAAATTGCGGTACAAGGGCAAGTCCGGCAAGATGCGCGAAGTCACCCTGACCGACGGCAGCCTCGCTCGCGCGGTGCGCAAGATGCAGGACCTGCCCGGTCAGAACGTCTTCAAATATATCGACGAGGATGGCGAGGTGCAGACTGTCGATTCCGGCGATGTGAACGAATACCTCGAAGCCTGCATGGGCGAGCGCTTTACAGCGAAGAACTTCCGCACCTGGCACGCCAGCGTGATGGGGTTCGAGTGCCTGCGCGATGGCGAGGGCCGGATGCCGATGAAGGCCCTGCTCGATTGCGTGGCTGGGCAGCTGGGCAATACACCTGCGGTTACGCGCAAGAGCTATATCCATCCGGCTGTCATCGATCTCGTTGATCGGCAGGAGGATTGGAGGCATGGCCTGCGGCTGCCGCGAGCGACGCGCTGGCTGACCCGCGAAGAACGTGGTTTGATCGAGTTGTTGCAGGAAAGCCCCAGCGCAGCCGATTTACTTGCAGCTGCCTGATTGTGCGCAAGACGAGTCGACAGGTTGCAATAATCTCAATATAAGAGCGGAGCCGATGCCCGGGGTGTTTCGGCTTTCCGAACCGCAACGTGCTTACGGAATTGGCTTCCCCGATAGGAGAGACGGGGTGCAGCGTCTCGCGGAATTCGATGTCAGTCGACAATTTATCACTGGTCGTGGGAAGCTCGCGGCGCAGCTGACGTTCGGTGCCATTTGTGCAGCGGCGATGATTGGGTTGCGGTCGCTCTATGACATGTGGGCGCCGGAGTCCGGGCCGTTCGCGCTGATCTATCCGACAGTGTTGCTGGCGACCTTCTATGGGCACTGGCGGGCGGGGCTGGTGTCTTTCGTCGTCACCTTCTTTTGGGCGTGGTATTTCGTACTGCCTGGGCAGTCGTCCTTTTTCTTTACCAACCCGACCGATCCGGCGCGCGTGCTGCTCAACGCCGTTTGCTGCCTGATCGTCATCATCTTCGCCGAAGCGTTCCGTCGGGCTGCGCAGAGCACCATGAAGGAAATCCGCGAGCGCGCGGACAAACGGCTGACGCTGCTTGCCGAGCTCGAGCATCGCACCAAGAACAATTTCGCGCTGGTGGCCAGTCTGCTCGAAATCCAGAAACGGCAGATGTCCGACCCGAGCCTGCATGGCGCGCTGGAAGATGCGGTCGGCCGCGTGCGGACCTTCGCCGATGCCTATTCCACCTTGACGCTGGACCACGAAGAGGGCGGCGATGTCGCGATGAAACCATATCTCGATGTCCTGTTGGACCGGATCGAGCGGGCTGCCTTGACCGAAAACATCAATGTCTACCGCGAGATCGAGCCGATGAGGCTGCCGAGCGAAACGGCGGTGGCTATCGGCCTCTACCTGAACGAAGCGATCTCGAACTGTGCGAAATATGCGTTCCCCGAAGGCCGGCTCGGCAAGATCGGAGTGTTCCTGCAGGCTGTTGACGGCGGGTGGCGACTGACCGTCGAGGATGACGGTGTCGGCGAAGAGGCAATCAAGCTCAATTCCGGTGGCTTGGGCAAAAATCTGATGCTTGCCTTCGCACATCAGGCGGGGGCCTCGCATTCGGCAGGCCCGGTGCTCAATGGCTTCCGCAACGAGATGGCTGAGAAACGCAGCGAGCTTGCCTAAAGTATCCGAAAAGGATACCGCAGAGGGCGATGCACCGCGCCGGAGCCAGAATTCGCGCTTTTAGGGAAGCGCTTGACCCTCCGTTGACCGCAGCAGAATTCGGCGAGCAGTATGGCGAGCCGGAACCCTGGCCGAGCCGAACAGTCTATGGCTGGGAGGCCAAGGGTCGCATTGCCCGCGCAGCCGTCCAGCGCCGCATGTCCGAACTCGGCATCTGCCAGCCGGCCGACTGGCTGGAGCCGGTATCTGCCCATCCAGCAATCAAACAAGAAGCGAGACCGATGAGTCAAAGCGACACGCACCCGTTCTACGACCTGCACACGCACGGCTTCGTCAGGGTCGCCACTGCGACGCCGAGCACGCGTACGGCCGATGTGGCGTTCAATGCGGCGGGGATCGTCGAGCAGGCGCAAATGGCGCATGATCGGCACGTCGACTTGCTGCTTTATCCCGAGCTCAGCCTCTCTTCCTACGCCATTGACGATTTGCATTTGCAGGCAGCGCTCCTTGATGCCGTTGAGCGCCATCTGGGCGAGGTGTGCGAAGCGACCCGCAGTTTCTCGCCGGTCCTCGTCATCGGCGCACCGCTACGGCGCAATGGCCGGATTTACAACTGCGCCGTCGTCTTGTCGCGCGGCGAAGTGCTGGGCGCGGTGCCCAAGAGCTTTCTGCCGAACTACCGCGAATTCTACGAGAAGCGCTGGTTCAGCCACGGCCGGGATTGTGTCGGGCTGGAAATCGAAGTGGGCGGGACGAGCGTGCCTTTCGGCACCGACCTGCTGTTTGCCGCTAACGACTTCCCCGGCTTCACCTTCGGAATCGAGATATGCGAGGATTTCTGGTCGCCCAATCCGCCCGGCGCGCTCGCCGCGCTGGCAGGCGCGACGATCCTCTGCAACCTGTCTGCATCCAACATCACCATCGGCAAGTCGGACGAACGGCACATGCTTTCCCGCGCCAGCTCCTCGCGCCTGGTCTGCGCCTATGCCTATTCGGCCAGCGGGCACGGCGAAAGCACGACCGACCTCGCGTGGGATGGGCAGGGCATGGTGTACGAGCTGGGCGACCTGCTGGTCGAAAGCGTGCGCTTCGATCTCGCTCCCGAACTCTGCGTGACCGATGTGGACACGAAGCGCGTCCTGGCCGAACGCATGCGCATGCAGACATGGGGCGATGCGGCCGATGCTGCGGGGCGGCCCGAAGACTGGTTCCGCCAGGTCGGGTTCGAACATGCGCCCAGACTCGGCGACAAGGGACTGGAGCGCCCGATCCGTCGTTTCCCCTTCGTGCCGAACCGCGCGCACAAGCTGGACGAGGATTGCTACGAGGCCTTCAACATACAGGTCGATGCGCTGATGCGGCGCATACAGGCAACAGGCGCGAAATCGCTCGTCATCGGTATCTCCGGCGGGCTCGACAGCACGCATGCCCTGCTGGTCGCGGCCAAGGCGATGGATCGGCTCGGGCGCCCACGCAGCGACATTCGCGGCTATACCATGCCCGGCTTCGCCACGTCGGAGGACACCAAGTCGAATGCATGGAAGCTCATGAACGCGTTCGAGATCACGGCGGAGGAAATCGACATCAAGCCCGCCGCGCGGCAGATGCTCGAAGACATCAGCCACCCCTTTGCCGATGGCGAGCCGCATTACGATGTGACGTTCGAGAACGTGCAGGCCGGGCTGCGTACCGACTACCTCTTCCGCTTGGCCGGCCACCACTCAGGCTTCGTGATCGGCACCGGCGATCTCTCCGAATTGGCGCTCGGTTGGTGCACCTATGGCGTGGGCGACCAGATGAGCCACTACGCCGTCAACGCAGGCGTTCCCAAGACGCTGATCCAGTACCTCATCCGCTGGACCACCACGACCAGCCAGTTCGACGAGCAGTGCGACGAGGTGCTGCTCGCCATTCTCGATACCGAGATCAGCCCGGAGCTTGTGCCTGCGGGTGAGGACGGCGCGATCCAGTCCACCCAGTCGATCATCGGGCCCTACGAGCTGAACGACTTCTTTCTCCACCATATCGTCCGTTATGGGCAGAGTCCGAGCCATGTCGCGTTTCTCGCATGGCATGCGTGGAAGGATGCGAAGGAAGGTCTGTGGCCGATCGACTTTCCCGAAGAGCGCAAGAACGAATACGACCTCGCCACGATTGCGAAGTGGCTCGAAAATTTCGTGAAACGCTTCTTCGCCTTCAGCCAGTTCAAGCGCAGCGCCTTGCCCAATGGTCCGAAGGTTAGCGCGGGCGGAGCCCTCTCACCGCGCGGCGACTGGCGCGCGCCGAGCGATGCGGTGGCCGATCTGTGGCTCGACGACTTGAAGCGAAACGTGCCGGAAAGCTGATCGAGCTTCCCGGCACGTCGCTGGCGCGTAAGGGAGGGGAGGGTCGGAGGATTACGCGGCCAGCCGTTCTACTTCCTGATGGGCCGCGGCAATTTTCTCTTCGCCGCCTTCGCCCATGATGCCGTCCGCTGCGACTATCCGCACATCGGTCAAACCGAGGAAGCCGAGGAAGAACTTCAACCAGGGCGACATGAAATCGATATCGCTGCCGATCGCCGTTCCGCCGGTCGCTGCCGTGATATAGACCGTCTTGCCGGTGAGCAGGCCTTCCGGTCCGTTCTGCGTGTAGCGGAAGGTTCGCCCGGCGCGTGCGACGAGATCGGCCCAGGCCTTCAGCGTGGCGGGAATCGTGAAGTTGTAGACCGGTACGCTGAAGACGATCGTGTCGGCTGCCTCGAGTTCGTCGATCAGCTCGTCGGCGATCTTCGCTAGACCATGCTGCGCCTCCGAACGGTCGGCGTAGGGCGCAAGGTTGGCCGCATGCCGTTCGGCATCGATGAAGGGCAGGTCGTTCTTGGCGAGGTCGCGCGTGACGACGTTTTTGCCAGCGAGCTTTGCGACCAGTCTGTTGCCGAGGCTGGTCGAAACGCTGTCATCGCCGCGGATGCTGCTGGTGATGTGGAGGATATTCGTCATGGTTCTACTCCTGCTCAGGCCGCATCGACGAGGACGAGTTCGCTGTCCTCGAGGGCGGTAATGGTGATGCTGTCTTCCTTGGTAATGGCGATGCCATCGCGGGCCTGCGCTTCGATGTCGCCCACGCGGATGCTGCCGGTGGCCGGCACGAGATAGAGGTGACGGTCGGCAGTGCGCGGCCTGTAGGTCACGCTCTCGCCGGCCTTCACGGTCGCGCCGAGCACGCGGGCATCGGTGCGGATGGGCAATGCGTCGTCGTCGTTCGCAACGCCGCTGGCGAGGGGCACGAATTGTCCGGCGCGATCGTCTTTGGGAAACTGTCGCGCACCCCAGTCGGGATCGCCGCCGCGCTCCTCCGGAATGATCCAGATCTGGAACAGCGTGGTTTCCTCGTCCTCCAGATTGAATTCCGAATGCGCAACACCGCGCCCGGCGCTCATCACCTGCACATCGCCCGCTTCGGTACGTCCTTCGTTGCCCATGCTGTCGCGATGGGTGATCGCGCCGGTGCGAACATAGGTGATGATTTCCATGTCGTTGTGGGGATGGGTGGGAAAGCCGCTCTTGGGCGCGATCCTGTCGTCGTTCCACACGCGCAGCGCTCCCCAGTTGACGCGCGAAGGATCGTGGTAACCGGCGAAGGAAAAGTGGTGGTTCGCATCCAGCCAGCCATGATTGGCCTTGCCGAGACTGTCGAAGGGACGGTGTTCGATCATTTGCCTGCTCCTGTGAGGGAAGGTGTCGTTGGACTAGCAGATAGGCCTTGCCGTTTGTTCCGATAACTGCGATAAAACGCGGCAAGATGTTTAGGAAATCAGAACAGTGAAGCTGGGCGAGCCTAGCCTCGATCAGTTGCGCATCTTCCTCGCGGTCGCCGAGGAAGGAAGTTTCGGCGCAGCCGCGCGCAAGATGGGTCGGGCGGTATCGGCCGTCAGCTACGGCATCTCGCAGATGGAGGCGCAGCTCGGCGTGTCGCTGTTCGAGCGCGAGGGATCGCGCCGCCCGGTGCTGACCGAGGCGGGCAAGGGCCTGCTGGTGGAAGCCAAGGCGGTGGCCGATGGCATCGATACGCTCTTAGCGAAAACTCAGAGCCTCCACGCGGGCCTCGAAAGCGAGGTCTCGCTGGTCGTCGATGTGATGATGCCGGGCGAAGTTACGGCGACTGTCCTGCGTCGATTCCGGACGATGTTTCCGACCACCGCGCTGCGGCTACAAGTCGAAGCATTGGGAGCAGTGGCCGCATGCCTGCTCGACGGCAGCGCTGACCTTGCCATCGGCGGGCCGGTGCTGGCCAGCCAAGAGGAGCTCGAACGGCAGGCTATCGGCCGGGTCGAGCTGGTGCCGGTCGCCGCGCCGGATCATCCCTTGGCGCGATCAGGTGCGAAGCCGGGCGAAAGTCGCAAGCACTTGCAGCTTGTCCTGTCGGATCGTTCGCCACTGACCGAAGGGCGGGAGTTCTCCGTCCTGTCTCCCCAAAGCTGGCGGCTGGCCGATCTCGGCGCGAAGCATGCCCTGCTGAAGGAAGGGATCGGCTGGGGCAACATGCCGCGACACACTATCGCTGCCGATTTAGTGGAAGGGCGATTGTGCCAGCTCGATCTGCCGGAAAAACCAGGCGCCGATTACACGCTCAGTGCTTTGTGGCGGCGCGATACCCGGCTGAGGACGGCCGCCAGCTGGCTGATCGATGCGATGCGCGATGCCTTGAAGGAATGCGCTGACTGATCAGCGATCGGCGCGCAGCCATTGCAGCGCTTCGGCTTTCGTGTCGAAGAACTCGACAATCACATCCGGCGCGACACGCTTGTACTGCATGCGCATCAGCACCGGGGCACCGTAGATCGCGGTCCGGTTAAGGCCAAATTGCTTGGCGGTGCGAAGATAGTCGCCGATTTTTTCCGCAGTTTCGCGATCCTGGGGCACGGCAGTGGTGGAAATCGCCGAGCGAATAGATCGCCTTGCGCTGCTTGACCAAGGGCAGGCAGGCCTCGTTGAGGCAGGCGAACAACTCGTCGATCGAGTGCACGTCCCACAAACCGCCACAGCGGTAATGCAGTCCGTCATGCGCCTCGTCGAGTTGGGCGGTTACGATACGGTCGGTCGTGCTCATCGCCCTTGCATACCCCATAGACCTTGAAGGAGCGTAAACTGCGCGTGGCAGGCGTCTTACAGCCGCATCACCCAGCCGTTCGTATCAGCGACGCGGCCCTTCTGGATGCCGACCAGTTTCTCGCGGACCTTGGTGGTCATTTGCCCGGTGCCGCCGCTGCCGATGGTGAATTCGCCATCCGGGCCGAGGACCGTGCCGACCGGTGTGACGACCGCAGCCGTTCCGCAAGCCATCGTCTCGAGCAGCTTGCCCCTAGTGGCATCGGCGCGCCATTGGTCGATGCTGTAAGGTTCCTCGCGTACCTGCAGGCCCTCTTCGCGCAGCAACTGGATGAGGCTGTCGCGGGTGATGCCAGGCAGGATCGTGCCGGTCAGGGGTGGGGTAACCACCGTGCCGTCGTCAAACACGAAGAACAGGTTCATGCCGCCCAGTTCCTCGATCCACTTCTTCTCGACCGCGTCTAGGAAGACGACCTGATCGCAACCATTTTCGATGCCTTCCGCCTGCGGGACGAGGCTCGCGGCGTAGTTCCCGCCCGTTTTCGCGGCGCCGGTCCCGCCGGGGGCGGCGCGCGTATAATTACGGCTGACCCAGATCTTCACCGGCTTGGCGCCGCCCTTGAAATATGGGCCGACGGGGCTGGCAATCAGAATATATTTGTACTGCCGGGCCGGACGTACGCCGAGAAAGGCTTCGGAGGCGAACATGAAGGGGCGCAGGTAGAGCGAGCCGTCGGGGTCGCTCGGCACCCAGTCGCGGTCCGCCCCGACGAGCTGGCGGATCGATTCGAGAAACAGCTCTTCCGGCAATTCTGGCATTGCCATGCGCCGCGCACTCTCGTTGAAGCGGCGGGCGTTCTGTTCGGGGCGGAACAGGGCGAGGCCATCGTCCGGTTGCTTGTAGGCTTTCATGCCCTCGAAGATTTCCTGCGCGTAGTGCAGAACGGCCGCTGCCGGATCGAGACTGATCGGCTCGCGCGGGCCGAGCGTCGCCTTGTGCCATCCGCCCTTATCTGCATCGTAATCGATCACGACCATGTGGTCGGTGAAGAGCTTGCCGAAGCCCGGGTCCTGCAACGCCTGCTGGCGCGTCTCGCCGGGGACCGGGGCGGGGTGGGGGAGGTGCTCGAAATCCATGCCTGCGCGCGTAAGGCCAGCAGGGATTTTTCGCAAGATTTGGGAGAGAAGCTTTTGTCGCGTGCGGTAAGCACATCCGTGCTTCCCTTCGGTACCGGCCCACTCTGGATTCTTTTCTGGGTGCGCTATCGACATTCGTGGATAGCTTGCTGCACCAGCCCTCTCCCCCACCCGTCCACCCACGGCATTATACTGATTGGGTGGCCGGGTGGGGGAGTGGGCTGGTGCCGAAGGAAAGCGCGGATGCGCTTTCCGCTCCAAGCAAAAATGAGAAGGCCAGCCTCGCCCTAGGGAGAGACTGGCCTTCGCATGGTCAGCGGCCGGAAGCGCCGCTCACGTAGCCTTACTCGGCAGGAATGTTACCGAATATGCTCCGTAGGGATCTTCACCGACCTCGCTACTGAACCATGAGACATCGGATCACCTCCTTTCAAGCTTGTGAGCTAGATCCCCGTTTCACCGGGGGCCAAGACCGCGCTACCCGCTGATCTTGATTGCCAATTTGTTGCGCCGCGGCGCGCAATTCAAGGCTTGAAAAAAAGTTTTCCCACGTCAGAATTGGTTTTTGTGGCCCGGCCAATTTGCGCGGGCCTTTTGTCTATCGTCGGCAGTCTTCGATCACGCGTGTCACCTCGGCCCAGGCGGGGAGATAAAGCGACGGCGCGCCCTGTACCTCGACAGCGAAACGACCGCGGGTGAGCGCCATGGCATCGAGCAGCGGATCGCGAGGTTGCAGGTCAGTGAAGGCGAACGCGGGTTCGGCGCTTCCGGAAACTGGCGAGAGCGGAAGCGTCCGTGAAGCCGTTTCGGTGCGTATCGCCATTGCGCGAGCGCCTTGTCGGGGCATCTGCGTCGAGAGACGCACGGCATTCCCGTTGCATTCCATGATGAACAACGGAGTGCTCGGAGCGACTGGGCCGCCCTGGCTATCACGTTCGACAAAAGCTGCCTGACTGCCGCTGAAGCGCCAAGTGCCAGCAGTCTGCGGGCGGTCGATCCAGTTTGCCTCGACCGGCGGAGGTGGCAACGGAGCCGCGCTCGGCGTGGGAGTCGCAGGCGGCGTAGCTGTCGCAACCTGCTCGGGAGCAGGTGTCGAGTCCGGGGCCGGCACGCAGGCGGCGATGGTGAAACTCAGCGCGAGCGCGCCTGCGGCATGGGCATAGATCGGTTTCATATACCCTCAATGCCCGCTAGGCGCTTTCTTTCCGATGCCGACAAAGAAACGCCTCGATCAGATGCTGGTGGACCGTGGACTGGTCGAAAGCCGCACCCGCGCGCAGGCGCTGGTGATGGCCGGGCT from Qipengyuania profundimaris encodes the following:
- a CDS encoding DUF3422 domain-containing protein encodes the protein MYSGPVNLTEHPLRRELVREMHLRRFAPVRAPAFIMQIVSLVSDSERATESELIAELAGRNDVDLHADARHAMIPLDGERVLLWEQHTEATTLTLIGGIDIANDDAGAEGIMADWPGVVVRATRIFVEKTEKQARKRLDEMAFEDSELVCCKVNAGVIIWSDFRIREDGFGRLLITAGDARPDELGRIVQRLQELGNYRNLALLALPEVRRLSPRLADLEDRLARHSLELGSEGSASDERVMQDLSALSAELAQLRVESGYRLSASRAYSQITMDRLGALAIEPVPGFPDLGEFTERRLVPGMRTCETFVERLRRLSERTGDAIALLNTRIDTRIKANNLDLLRSMESSFNLQLRLQHLVEALSVIAATYYAVGLIAFVLKGASAFPDGKAVDIALAVMAPLVLLAIFLLISRIRKRHLGESGTGRPRED
- the yghU gene encoding glutathione-dependent disulfide-bond oxidoreductase, which produces MADAIYSPPEVWTHDAENGGKFANINRPTAGAREEKDLPVGAHDFQLYSLATPNGVKATVMFEELLEAGYSGAEYDAWTINIGEAQQFTSGFVDINPNSKIPALLDRSGDSPVRVFESGAILLHLSEKFGAFVPSDHTRAEVLSWLFWQVGSAPFIGGGFGHFYAYAPEKFEYPINRYAMETKRLFDVADQRLAQSEYLGGDDYTIADMAAAPWLIPFVEGTIYNEARTFLSIQEYANVERWAKQIAARPAVKRGRIVNKAWGDENAQLLERHSASDFEGKTL
- a CDS encoding DNA topoisomerase IB translates to MTKLIYVDDDLPGITRKGAGKGWAYYDPKGRLITDRAEKRRLNAIALPPAYVDEWFCPAPNGHILATGIDAKGRKQYRYHPDFRAEREGEKFDRCIEFGSLLPLVRKKVEEDLKGSKLTRERATASVIRLLDLGAVRVGNTGYAERNKSYGATTLRRKHAEVTGKTLKLRYKGKSGKMREVTLTDGSLARAVRKMQDLPGQNVFKYIDEDGEVQTVDSGDVNEYLEACMGERFTAKNFRTWHASVMGFECLRDGEGRMPMKALLDCVAGQLGNTPAVTRKSYIHPAVIDLVDRQEDWRHGLRLPRATRWLTREERGLIELLQESPSAADLLAAA
- a CDS encoding sensor histidine kinase; the encoded protein is MQRLAEFDVSRQFITGRGKLAAQLTFGAICAAAMIGLRSLYDMWAPESGPFALIYPTVLLATFYGHWRAGLVSFVVTFFWAWYFVLPGQSSFFFTNPTDPARVLLNAVCCLIVIIFAEAFRRAAQSTMKEIRERADKRLTLLAELEHRTKNNFALVASLLEIQKRQMSDPSLHGALEDAVGRVRTFADAYSTLTLDHEEGGDVAMKPYLDVLLDRIERAALTENINVYREIEPMRLPSETAVAIGLYLNEAISNCAKYAFPEGRLGKIGVFLQAVDGGWRLTVEDDGVGEEAIKLNSGGLGKNLMLAFAHQAGASHSAGPVLNGFRNEMAEKRSELA
- a CDS encoding NAD(+) synthase produces the protein MSQSDTHPFYDLHTHGFVRVATATPSTRTADVAFNAAGIVEQAQMAHDRHVDLLLYPELSLSSYAIDDLHLQAALLDAVERHLGEVCEATRSFSPVLVIGAPLRRNGRIYNCAVVLSRGEVLGAVPKSFLPNYREFYEKRWFSHGRDCVGLEIEVGGTSVPFGTDLLFAANDFPGFTFGIEICEDFWSPNPPGALAALAGATILCNLSASNITIGKSDERHMLSRASSSRLVCAYAYSASGHGESTTDLAWDGQGMVYELGDLLVESVRFDLAPELCVTDVDTKRVLAERMRMQTWGDAADAAGRPEDWFRQVGFEHAPRLGDKGLERPIRRFPFVPNRAHKLDEDCYEAFNIQVDALMRRIQATGAKSLVIGISGGLDSTHALLVAAKAMDRLGRPRSDIRGYTMPGFATSEDTKSNAWKLMNAFEITAEEIDIKPAARQMLEDISHPFADGEPHYDVTFENVQAGLRTDYLFRLAGHHSGFVIGTGDLSELALGWCTYGVGDQMSHYAVNAGVPKTLIQYLIRWTTTTSQFDEQCDEVLLAILDTEISPELVPAGEDGAIQSTQSIIGPYELNDFFLHHIVRYGQSPSHVAFLAWHAWKDAKEGLWPIDFPEERKNEYDLATIAKWLENFVKRFFAFSQFKRSALPNGPKVSAGGALSPRGDWRAPSDAVADLWLDDLKRNVPES
- a CDS encoding FMN-dependent NADH-azoreductase is translated as MTNILHITSSIRGDDSVSTSLGNRLVAKLAGKNVVTRDLAKNDLPFIDAERHAANLAPYADRSEAQHGLAKIADELIDELEAADTIVFSVPVYNFTIPATLKAWADLVARAGRTFRYTQNGPEGLLTGKTVYITAATGGTAIGSDIDFMSPWLKFFLGFLGLTDVRIVAADGIMGEGGEEKIAAAHQEVERLAA
- a CDS encoding pirin family protein translates to MIEHRPFDSLGKANHGWLDANHHFSFAGYHDPSRVNWGALRVWNDDRIAPKSGFPTHPHNDMEIITYVRTGAITHRDSMGNEGRTEAGDVQVMSAGRGVAHSEFNLEDEETTLFQIWIIPEERGGDPDWGARQFPKDDRAGQFVPLASGVANDDDALPIRTDARVLGATVKAGESVTYRPRTADRHLYLVPATGSIRVGDIEAQARDGIAITKEDSITITALEDSELVLVDAA
- a CDS encoding LysR family transcriptional regulator; the encoded protein is MKLGEPSLDQLRIFLAVAEEGSFGAAARKMGRAVSAVSYGISQMEAQLGVSLFEREGSRRPVLTEAGKGLLVEAKAVADGIDTLLAKTQSLHAGLESEVSLVVDVMMPGEVTATVLRRFRTMFPTTALRLQVEALGAVAACLLDGSADLAIGGPVLASQEELERQAIGRVELVPVAAPDHPLARSGAKPGESRKHLQLVLSDRSPLTEGREFSVLSPQSWRLADLGAKHALLKEGIGWGNMPRHTIAADLVEGRLCQLDLPEKPGADYTLSALWRRDTRLRTAASWLIDAMRDALKECAD
- a CDS encoding branched-chain amino acid aminotransferase, yielding MDFEHLPHPAPVPGETRQQALQDPGFGKLFTDHMVVIDYDADKGGWHKATLGPREPISLDPAAAVLHYAQEIFEGMKAYKQPDDGLALFRPEQNARRFNESARRMAMPELPEELFLESIRQLVGADRDWVPSDPDGSLYLRPFMFASEAFLGVRPARQYKYILIASPVGPYFKGGAKPVKIWVSRNYTRAAPGGTGAAKTGGNYAASLVPQAEGIENGCDQVVFLDAVEKKWIEELGGMNLFFVFDDGTVVTPPLTGTILPGITRDSLIQLLREEGLQVREEPYSIDQWRADATRGKLLETMACGTAAVVTPVGTVLGPDGEFTIGSGGTGQMTTKVREKLVGIQKGRVADTNGWVMRL